Below is a window of Mycobacterium dioxanotrophicus DNA.
TCCGGCGCCCGCCCGTTTTCCGGCCCTCGCCAACATCTGCCTGACCCCGTGGGTTGAAAGCGGCATGCCAATGTCGTTCTGTAACTGGACAAGTACGAGGTTGGTCACCGCTAATCCACGTACCTGAAAGTATTCTTCGGTCAGATATTCCAAGTAGGTCTCGACCATGGCAGGGCTGGCGTAGCGGACGCTGCCGCCACGGATGACTCCATGTTCTAGCCGGGCTGGCTGACCACGCTTGGCACGCGCCCGGTTCGGATTCGACCGCTTGACGACGTGGAAATGAGCGAGCCGTTCTTCACCGCACTCATGGTCGGACCGCAGGTGCAGGTCTGCATGGTGGAGCCCGCACAGTTCACCGACTCGTATGCCGGAGTCGTTCAACCATGTCACGATCATCCGATCGCGGGCCGTGTTGACGCAGTCCAGCAGTGCAGCCGTCGCCCCGTCGGGCATGAGCCGTGGGTGGCGTCGCGAAGGTGCTGACGGCGCAAGCGGATTGGCTGGCACATCCCCACCGGAGACGTGGGCAAGAAACTGCTTGTCTTTCAGTGCACGGGTTGGCAGCCGGGTCGCGGAGAGTTGCTTCTGCAACTCCTCGTTGATCGCCTCTCGCGACGTGACATCGAGGT
It encodes the following:
- a CDS encoding tyrosine-type recombinase/integrase, encoding MRTFSEGTQRTYAYHLVDHLRWLKTVNASEETVRLDDLRRYMALCGVDQAGPLGSPWLDGPLSASALQIRAAVLKGYYLDVTSREAINEELQKQLSATRLPTRALKDKQFLAHVSGGDVPANPLAPSAPSRRHPRLMPDGATAALLDCVNTARDRMIVTWLNDSGIRVGELCGLHHADLHLRSDHECGEERLAHFHVVKRSNPNRARAKRGQPARLEHGVIRGGSVRYASPAMVETYLEYLTEEYFQVRGLAVTNLVLVQLQNDIGMPLSTHGVRQMLARAGKRAGAGKVRPHSFRHTWATSLTEASGMPALTAKAGGWASAKTVEETYLHLASSDLVSDSLERVWSRNGT